ATTCTGCCTCCTGAATGCCACTTCCCTCTTCATCTCTTTATCCGTTGTTGTGGTTCAAATCACGTTGATTCCCTGGGACACCAGAGCACAAACACAGATAGTTTCAGTTGTAAACAAGCTAATGTGGGCTGCCTGCATGACCACTTGCGGTGCTTTTCTGTCTATAGCTTTTGTAGTTGTCGGAAAAGGAAGTTCATGGATGGCCATCACAATTACTGCATTGGGAGTTCCTATTCTTCTAGTTACTCTTGTCAGCTTGTGCTACTTTGTTTTCAGGCAACACTTCGGAAGTTTTGGATATGATTCTCAGAGAAGCATTAGAAGGGCAAGTGGAAGCAAGTCTTTCTCTTGGTCTGCATATTCAGCAAATATCtcagatgaagaggaagagtCTGACCACAATAAGATCTATGCTTTATGATAATACTAAACACATTAGGACACCAAAGATGGTGGATATTCACCACAAACATAGCCTATGCCTTGTGAGTTGTGACTGGCTTCTGTGTTCCTCGTTTCATAATTGCTTTAACATTGATCTACAGAAGTCATAACCAATTAGAACAGAAGAGAGATGCCACAAAAGATAGGCTAGCTTTTGTACGGACCTTCAGCTCCCCCCCCCCCTCGATGTATACTACTAGTCTAAGATATTGTATGCATTCAAGTAAGAGATCAATGTTGCATTGATCCTTCAGTACATATTCTGTAAAGAAATTTGCGGTTTTGCAAGTGTAATAAATAGTTTGCAGGAATTTAGGTACCTGCAGTAAATTTGATTCAGCAAGCAAGATTTTAGTTTTGTCCGGGTCAATTGCTCCCCTGGATTTTGTCTTCTCACTTTCCTCTTTACAGCAGAAAATCTAAGATGCAAAAAAATCACGAGCCATCAGTGGTCCTTGAGTTTACTAGGGATATGGTTAACATTGTATTCATAATATGATAAGAAATGACATCATTGGTTACATTGGATTATGAGAGCCTATGTTTGAAAATAAGCATGGCACTGCAGGGTGCTCGGACAACGGAAAATTTATCTCTCTGGAGCtccacatatataaatatattgcATAGCTCAACATAGCTCAACAGAACGTAGCTCAACATACAAGTACAGTGAAATCAAGCTTGATAACAATACAATTTACAACATTTGTGTGACAtcattttctttaaaattaaattttGCACAAGTACTGTCAATATCAAACTTCAGTAGTGCTCAGTTCCAAAGTCCTCAGTGTGGAGATGACTTTCCTGGCAAGCTGTTCATCCGCTGCTAACCAAGTGCAACAAATATATACGGCTTCAGACTTATTTATACTAGTTTCGCTCATTCTATAGGGACAATCATCATTAAGACAGACAAAAATGCTGACAGATTCTACTTGAATATGTTCCCCACAGTCTTGGATGTTTACTTCGGCTAATTCAATTGCGAGTTTCCCAATTAATAAGTGAAGCCACACACATTTATCAATGATAGGAAGCGTATCTCTTGAAATTTGAATGTTTCTGGCATTTCCTAAGTTGCCGACGCGTACCTGGCAACAATAAGCAAACTGGAGTTCGTGTTTTTTAGCTCCCAACATGTCCAGAAACTCGTCCTGGTGGACAGCCTTTGCTTTCTTGCTTTTGTCCAAACACAAAATCCCCTCAGTTACTCTATCATCAAACACCCGCAGTGGATCAATTGGCATTGCCATTAACCCTGTATTGGAGTTTCCTTCTGCATTTGTTTTCGAGAATTTGAAGTTTGGATACTTTGCTTTCCGTCTTAATGTATCTGAGATATCAGCTTTCACATAATGAGTTGAAGGAACGGACACAGTTTCATTGTTTGCAGGACAATAACTAGGAATACCCAATTCCGATTGAATTCTTTCTTGGAGAGCGATCATATTGGGCTTTTCACCATGCATAAGTATTACGTGCTTGGGAGAGAGAAATTTGACTAGGTCCATGATTCCTTTGGCGTCCGTGTGAGCGCTAAAAGATAATTGATGAATCTACACAAGGAAAAAACagaaaacaaatataaaaactcAACATAGGAACTTGTTATTAGGTATTGCTACAACAAGAATAAGCATATAATATACACAGAGAAGGCACCATAAATTATTTTAGGCAATGATTTGAAAAAAATAAGTTTCTTTTTTACTCCGGCATACCAAATACAGTATGTGCATTCAGCAACAGATTTTTTTTAATTGCAAGACATAATCACAGGATACAACTTGAGAGCTCCAACAGGACAAAGCATCAACAGTTAACAATCAAGAATGATTTCTGTACAGAATAGATGCATAATATTATGTCGTAAACTACTAACTCTATCCCTGTTCCACTATATATTGGAAAAGTCCAATTTCAAAATGAATTATCATTTTTGCCAAGTAACACGCTAAATACACGTGCAGTCACATATCATAGCCAGTTGGAAGGGATACAAACTGGACGGCCTattctaaaataatataaatCTTTTTGCCGGGCATCATTAATACGAGAGTTTGAGTCTAACAGATGGTTCATTATTTAAATTTGGACAGGGAAATAGCCCATCCAGCAAATATGGAAATTGTCAAATCATGTATACACAAAGTTTTATAAAATCAATCAAACGAATAATAACATATCCTGAAGCTTCAATAAACTAAAGAATGCATCCTTGAGCAAAAGGCAGTAAGCAGCAGATTATAAGTGATTGTGTGCAGATTGATAACAGAACTAGTGCCCTACTCTAAAAGTCTTGTAACCCAGTTGCATTTGTCCAAATTGAGGTTTATATACCCACCAGGAAGTAGTTTGGTACGAAAATAATTTAATTTTCAAATACTTTTTTAGGGCCCTATGCTTCTTAAGCTTAAGATTGCTTTAATTTGAACATGTCAATTGGTCACTTCTCACTTGGTTCAATTTTTCATAGTAAATACTTTCAATAACTTTCCCATAATACTTGAGAATTATTTTTTTGCTTTGATAGAAGGGATCcaccaaaaaaaataaaaaattagatAAATTGGGGAATAATAGTGAACCAGAGTAAAAGAACAAAGATATCAGCATACATATTGCAAGAAAAGTTTTGAAAGAAGAAAAGTAAGTAGAACCTTGCATCGCACATCCACTTGGGTATCTCTATCCACATTAACTTTTTTGGGTTTACCTGACATCAGCTGGTTCCCTATAGTTCCCGCCAAACAATAACTAGGAGAAAAAAACAAATGGATAGCAAGTGTGAACAAACTGATGGCCAAGTACACATTATTTGTTAAATTACAATTTGTAATGGGTCTAACACAACAAAGTTCAATTTACTGAGGGTAAAGAATACATTACATAAATATGCATACAATAGAAGGCTCGCTCTAGGATGCACAAGGAAAGAGAAATGAATTTTTCATCGAGGATGGAACAAGCATATACTATTCACACAAAACGTATCACTTAACCAATCAGCTAAAAGTTCTAACTAGATTAATTAAATCAGATATATCACACATATTTCTTTTGTAATAGTCAAATACAAGTCATAGAGGTAGACCATCAAGTTCGTTCATGAACTAAGACTTAATTAGATTACTGAGGTAATTTGGCTACCTCTAGAGGGTCTGCTTCAGCAATAAATAGATTCAATTTATAAGTTATATAGTCCTATAAGTGATACAAAATAAGTTCAACACAGCTATAGCATAGATTACACGGAATTATTTAAATTTCCACAGATAGATGAATTTGAAAGCACCCGATTCTAAACACCATCAGACAATTCTAAACATAATCAGATGGGTTGTTCTAGTCCTAGGACAAGATTTATGTTATAATTCTATTAGAATATAGAACACAGAAAAAGATGATTGGTATGTATACATGAATTCGTTGCAGCTCACAATGATAATATAACTTGCAATTTTGCCTTTTTGACTCTTGCTCCACATATAAAGCTTATCATCTGTTAGAACACACCACATGCCCCAACTTTTCTAAAGCTCACATTATCCTTTTTTTCTACTTTCTTTTCTTCCTCTAGACAAGTCTTAACGTAGTTTACTTTAGTTATTTTAACAAATACTGATTACTTCAcatataataaattttatttcatACGAGTTGTTGAAGTACACAAGAAGTTCGCTTCATACACAATATGCACAAACTTACAGGCGCACCCACATATACTTATATAAATTAACACAAACATACATATGTATATCGAAGGAAGATGTATGCTTATTGTAGAAATCTAATCAGCATGATATCTACAAGATTTTAAGTACTAATTTACCCTGGCAACACAATAAGGTTCTCTTCATACGGAGCCCAGTGCTTAAAAACCTCAAGTGAAAAGCCACCACTAATCATTCCAGGTGTAGCAAAGAGAACACAGGGTCCAGGAGCATTAATCATGGAGCGTTCAAAACTGCAAACTGAATTTCTTTCCATTATTAGACATCAGATATATGGTTTTGTGATATACATATGTAACTCAGGAAGCACTACTGGCCAACTAATTCATATGGTTATAATTTTGCAAAGTACATCGTGTTGTTATACTGTTCTAGATTAATAACAAACAAAAGATGGTTCTCAAAGTGTCAAAGTCTCTTATATTGACGTCTAACACCGTACTGAAGTCTTTTACTATTATTCGAAAGTTAAACGAGGTATACCATGTTTGAAATCAAATGCATTCCGAGTGGTATATGCATCTTTCACCTTTTGGCTGGTCCAGTTGATGAGAACTTTATAATACATATTAGCTTGTAAAGTCAATCCTGGAAGACAAAATGacaaaaattaaataattaatcgaaTCAGATGGAATGCATTACATTACATGGTATATTGGCTTTCTGGGAATCTTTTTGCCATACAGTTACTATTCTTTAGCAGATAAATGTCAATATTGTTAACCAATGTTGTATTCTACAGAACTTTGACTTTctataaaattattaccaataACAAAAAGAAGATATCATCAGTTCATCACTAGTTCATGTGATCAGTAGATAAAGAGAAAGACAGCCAAAAGGAAACAAGAAGGGAATACCTGCAGAAAAGTATATCGGGACCTTTAAACTCATCCTCTCCCAGTAATCTTCCAATAGTATACAAAGTTCCTATTAAATTAGAACTGGCACCATCAGAGAATTGTTGTGTAATACATAAACAACTGCATATTCAATGCCACGAATAAGAAGACCAAATAATAACACAAGTGGTTGAGACTAGTGGAAGGCTACTCATTTCGCCCAATTCCAGCGGACAAAAAAAATGATGAATCTCTTTCTAGGATTTTGGTGGGAGTAATTCATTCTGTTGAGAAGACACCATACAAGAACTTCAATTAATCAGGTCAGAAAAGATGTGGGACCATTACCATATGAACTATACAGATTGTAGGGCTAGGATTCCCCAACGATGTACTGATGGTGTCTGCTAGCATTCATCATATGGAAATACAATATGTGTTTTCTTTTTATGCTCTCAGATGGAAACAAAATATGGAAAAAAGTTAAAATAATCATCTTTCATTGATAATTTCAGAAAAAATATAGTGTTTGAACAATCAGCGCACAGTTTGCGATAGTGGTAAGTTTCTTTATATTCATGTTTACTGTATCTAGGCACTAAAGTAGCATAAACACTTGTATTTCGTATCAAACATGTTATTTGATCAAATTCTGGTTTCGCAATTTCTGCTTCTGCAAAAGCTAGAAAGGGGTTTTTGTTGTACTCATTCGGTCTCAGAAAGCTAATGACTGACATTTGACCAAAAACAATTGTAGATATAAAAGTTTCCATGAACAATAACgtcaaaatttaataaaaattaagaCTATACTGACACATTCAACATTTTAATCTTTTATGCTGAACCAATATTCTTACATATATTAAACATTTTAATCTTTTATTCTGAAGCAATATTATTGACAAACGATTGCTAATTGTTAAGGAACCGGTCGTTCTAAAACCTCAAGGTTTTAGAGGAAGGCCCTTcccaggatcttatattattattCTAACACTAATCAAAATTAAAAGTACTTTTTGGTATAATTTTTTCCCAGTGTCTTTAATGTGAACTATTAATTAAAATTTGACAAATTAATTAAGTATATGACCTACACAATTTAAGACGCATAAATTTATATATAGACATTATAAAGATGAGAATTAACATCCATAGAAGTAATtacctattttctgtgataaacCTATTTGAATAATGAAGGATTTTTTTCTTGAAGTTAATAAAGAAACTtatttgattttgaaaaagtAGATACTTGAGAAGCAAAAGCCTAAAACATCTCCAGAAGTGCTTTGAGCTTTTAACTTATCTGTAAATCATAGTGTCTTAGAGAGCCTGTGCGTAGATTATAACTTTTGGATCGAAAGGTGAAACAAACACCTACTGTACTTTGTAACTTTTCAAACCTAAGAGTTGAAAGCTGGCTAAAAAAGCTAATCCAAATGGGGCCGATTGGTTTAAGGAAGATTGATGATGTTAATTAATAATAATACAGAATCACAAATAATTCAATTATAGAGATattcaaatcacaaatcacaataATGGTGAGGAGATAACCTGAGCTCGACCGAGAGCAAATGTAGGGATGAGCACTTTCCCTCCACTGGAAACACATTTATGAACCTACAAAAAtgtttttaatattaattaaagtTACACGAAGAAATTTAATGTACTTGATGCTATATCCAGTACAATATAATTGCAACAAAAGAAAAATGTATTAAATCTCATGGTGTCATTTGATATAAATGCAATTTATATTGCATTTCGAAGACTACTTGATAAGTTTGCATATATACATATAGCAATTTGAATACCACTTGACAAAAAACTACATGTATATGAAAGTTAGTACTGATGTACTCATTTATGACTAATTCATAGACAATATCttataatcatataaaaattcaaaCTTTATATGAGTTGAAAACATTTCCCAATTTTAATATAGGAGATTACAGATAAAAGTAGAAAAACAGGATTAAACAAGAAGAGAGAAAGAGACCATGCTTATAGCAAAAGAAAAGGAAGAGACCATGTGAACTGATATATACTAAGATTAAAATATTAGAAAGTAGCAGCTTATCGTAATCATACAGCATTGAGAAATTCTCTTTCCCTAGCATATTTCGAATCTCGTGTGGTTTTACCATACGTTGACCTGCAAAAAGTAATCTTATTAATGCAATGACACTTGATTCAGAGATATGCATTAACTTTGTTTTATTCCATAGCTCTACATCTAAGCTTGTTATACCGCAGGTAAAATTCTTTCAACAGGATCATACCCATCTTGCACAGCACCCACAAGTTCCCCTTTTGTTATTATTAGAAATCTACTTTCAAAAGCATAAATACTGTGAAGAAAAATGATACGTTGTGTTCTACAGATACTTCAGCTTGACATATATTACACTGTTTGTCTGAAAAGTACAAGTTACTAGGGGCAATCGCGTGGTTTGCGATTATAAACTACAAGATTCGGATGGTTTAATTATTCTCTAAAAATTTAGTTTACCGTTACATGTATACAAATCCATATATATAGCCCCATTAAGAAATTCATGTAATGCATACATAGGCAACAGttcatatttaaaaatattacaCTATTAGGACTAATCAATTCTATCCGAGTGCAATTAATGAATCTCAGTTTCATGACTGATCTGCAACTGTAATAAGTTTGGATTCGGCATGATCATAGACCATAGTACTTCCTAAAAGAAAGTGATACAAACCAACTTTTGGTAAAATGGCGAACTGATAGCAGACTAATAATACAATATCTCAGTGACTCAATTACATACCATCATATTTAGAAGAGTTCTCACTAAAGTATATCCATCTTCAACATTGTGACATTCATATTGCAAACCATATTGTAACACCTTATATACGGAGCCATTACTGTATCAGCAAAAAGTCACAACATTAAGGGAAAAATACGGTGATTCTCAAGAGTGTGTGATCAAGTGAGTGTGTCTTGTTTGTTATTTTGTGGCCAATAGCTAAGGAAAAAAGGGTTTGCTTCCTGAGCGCATAAAAAAAGATAATCTCATAAGCAAATAGAAAACACGGGTAAATTATATGCATTCATTCCACATGCATCGAGAAATTGAGAAACATTACTCTGATATAAGAAGGTCCAAATGCAGCCGATCAATTTGTGCAGCTCCAAGATGTCTATCAGGTGTCATATTATAGTCACCTGTGTAAACCATTGAAGCATCTCCCACTTTAACATAAAACATTGCAGCTCCAAG
This genomic interval from Apium graveolens cultivar Ventura chromosome 8, ASM990537v1, whole genome shotgun sequence contains the following:
- the LOC141676996 gene encoding cleavage and polyadenylation specificity factor subunit 3-II translates to MAIECLVLGAGQEVGKSCAVVNINGKKIMFDCGMHMGHHDHQRYPDFSRISKTRDFDHSLACIIITHFHLDHIGALPYFTEVCGYKGPIYMTYPTKALAPLMLEDYRKVMVDRRGEEEQFTSENIAECMKKVTAVDLKQTVQVDKDLQIRAYYAGHVLGAAMFYVKVGDASMVYTGDYNMTPDRHLGAAQIDRLHLDLLISESTYGKTTRDSKYAREREFLNAVHKCVSSGGKVLIPTFALGRAQELCILLEDYWERMSLKVPIYFSAGLTLQANMYYKVLINWTSQKVKDAYTTRNAFDFKHVCSFERSMINAPGPCVLFATPGMISGGFSLEVFKHWAPYEENLIVLPGYCLAGTIGNQLMSGKPKKVNVDRDTQVDVRCKIHQLSFSAHTDAKGIMDLVKFLSPKHVILMHGEKPNMIALQERIQSELGIPSYCPANNETVSVPSTHYVKADISDTLRRKAKYPNFKFSKTNAEGNSNTGLMAMPIDPLRVFDDRVTEGILCLDKSKKAKAVHQDEFLDMLGAKKHELQFAYCCQVRVGNLGNARNIQISRDTLPIIDKCVWLHLLIGKLAIELAEVNIQDCGEHIQVESVSIFVCLNDDCPYRMSETSINKSEAVYICCTWLAADEQLARKVISTLRTLELSTTEV